A single Cottoperca gobio chromosome 3, fCotGob3.1, whole genome shotgun sequence DNA region contains:
- the cry5 gene encoding cryptochrome circadian regulator 5, with protein MAHTCIHWFRKGLRLHDNPALMAALRDCKELYPVFILDPSLHNNTCVGINRWRFLVGALKDLDCSLRKLNSRLFVVRGKPEEVFPELFHMWKVTKLTYEYDTEPYSLSRDKTVTTLAKEHGVDVIYKISHTLYDIDRIIEENNGNAPLTYNRMRAILKTLGSPKKPIPAPAMEDTKDVKTPCSDNHEKRYGIPTLQELGQDAAALGEEQFPGGEQEALRRLDEHMKRTGWVCSFEKPQTSPNSLSPSTTVLSPYVTFGCLSARTFWWRLTDVYQGKKHSDPPVSLHGQLLWREFFYTASVGIPSFDKMEGNPVCTQVDWDTNPEFLAAWREARTGFPFIDAIMTQLRQEGWIHHLARHAVACFLTRGDLWISWEEGQKVFEELLLDGDWALNAGNWQWLSASAFFHQFFRVYSPVAFGKKTDKNGDYIKKYLPLLKKFPAQYIYEPWKAPRSVQQAAGCIVGKDYPRPIAQHEVISKTNIQRMKLAYAKRSADPAESPKKPPSKKQGVKRKAPSVVDMLTKKDKRK; from the exons ATGGCTCATACTTGTATTCACTGGTTCCGCAAGGGACTCAGGCTGCATGACAACCCAGCACTGATGGCTGCTCTGAGGGACTGTAAGGAGCTGTACCCTGTGTTCATCCTGGACCCTTCCCTCCATAATAACACCTGTGTGGGTATCAATCGCTGGAGGTTCCTCGTCGGAGCCCTCAAAGACCTGGACTGCAGCCTCAGGAAACTCAACTCCAG GCTGTTTGTTGTGAGAGGGAAGCCCGAGGAAGTGTTCCCCGAGCTGTTCCACATGTGGAAAGTCACAAAGTTGACCTATGAGTACGACACAGAGCCCTACAGTCTTAGCCGGGACAAAACGGTGACCACACTGGCCAAAGAGCACGGAGTCGACGTCATCTACAAAAtctcacacactctttatgataTAGACCG GATAATTGAGGAAAACAACGGGAATGCTCCCCTTACTTATAACCGTATGCGGGCTATATTGAAGACTCTTGGTTCCCCTAAGAAGCCCATCCCTGCTCCAGCCATGGAAGATACGAAAG ATGTGAAGACGCCTTGTTCAGACAACCATGAGAAGAGATACGGGATCCCTACGCTGCAGGAGCTCGGCCAGGACGCTGCGGCTCTTGGAGAGGAGCAGTTCCCCGGAGGAGAACAGGAGGCTCTGAGGAGACTCGATGAACACATGAAAAGAACG GGTTGGGTGTGTAGCTTTGAGAAGCCGCAGACTTCTCCAAACTCTCTGAGCCCCAGCACCACGGTCCTCAGTCCTTATGTCACATTCGGCTGCCTGTCTGCACGCACCTTCTGGTGGAGGCTGACGGACGTCTATCAGGGG AAGAAGCACTCCGATCCTCCAGTGTCCCTGCACGGCCAGCTGCTGTGGAGAGAGTTCTTCTACACCGCTAGTGTGGGTATCCCTAGCTTTGACAAGATGGAGGGCAACCCTGTATGTACGCAGGTGGATTGGGACACAAACCCAGAGTTTCTGGCTGCATGGAGAGAG GCTCGGACTGGTTTCCCCTTCATCGACGCCATCATGACTCAGCTGAGGCAGGAGGGCTGGATCCACCATCTCGCCAGACATGCTGTTGCTTGTTTTCTCACCAGGGGAGACCTGTGGATCAGCTGGgaagaaggacagaag GTGTTCGAGGAGCTTTTATTGGATGGCGACTGGGCTCTGAACGCTGGAAACTGGCAGTGGCTCTCAGCCAGTGCCTTCTTCCACCAGTTCTTCAGGGTCTACTCCCCGGTCGCATTTGGCAAGAAGACAGACAAAAATGGAGACTACATCAA AAAGTACCTTCCTCTTCTGAAGAAGTTCCCAGCCCAGTACATCTATGAGCCTTGGAAAGCTCCCCGCAGTGTCCAGCAGGCAGCAGgatgcattgtgggtaaagACTACCCACGTCCCATTGCACAGCATGAAGTGATCAGCAAGACGAACATCCAGAGGATGAAGTTAGCTTATGCCAAGAGGTCCGCAGACCCTGCTGAATCACCAAAGAAACCCCCCAGCAAGAAGCAAg GTGTAAAACGAAAGGCTCCATCTGTCGTTGACATGCTGAcgaagaaagacaaaagaaagtaa
- the LOC115025208 gene encoding LOW QUALITY PROTEIN: neuromedin-B-like (The sequence of the model RefSeq protein was modified relative to this genomic sequence to represent the inferred CDS: inserted 2 bases in 2 codons; deleted 1 base in 1 codon) produces the protein MRGFTLNNFCQCGLFAYLVFFXFMSFTAAVSFDLTEFRNKVAKIKVNPRGNXWATGHFMGKKSVMDTPLLPSAERQSVDALEVTPAAEQRALVELFHEFLRVALQAQVDTQESRTKVQEEDMLVKILENYIQSRK, from the exons ATGAGAGGGTTTACGCTGAATAATTTTTGCCAGTGTGGCTTATTTGCTTATcttgtcttct ctttcatgtCTTTCACCGCCGCAGTCAGTTTCGACCTGACTGAGTTTAGGAATAAAGTTGCCAAAATCAAAGTGAATCCAAGAGGCA CTTGGGCTACAG GACATTTCATGGGCAAGAAGAGCGTGATGGATACTCCCCTGCTGCCTTCAGCTGAGAGGCAGAGTGTGGATGCGCTGGAAGTCACCCCTGCC GCAGAGCAGAGAGCTCTCGTGGAGCTTTTCCATGAGTTCCTGCGGGTGGCGTTGCAAGCGCAGGTGGATACACAAGAGAGCCGCACGAAAG TTCAGGAGGAGGACATGTTGGTGAAGATTTTAGAAAACTACATCCAAAGCAGAAAGTGA
- the LOC115025175 gene encoding LOW QUALITY PROTEIN: alpha-protein kinase 3-like (The sequence of the model RefSeq protein was modified relative to this genomic sequence to represent the inferred CDS: deleted 1 base in 1 codon), which yields MGSRKTPTPRSSFGSSRSSSGDDIRGSSRPNGCSYLSNVRPENRSTLCSMMAQLTEETQPSFEVTLKSKAVSENCNVKFSCMVTGNPTPQIIWYKDDVQLDRYCGLPKYEIFRNGQNYSLHIYNCTVEDAAIYQASASNTKGIVSCSGVLEVGEMNEFKIHQRYFAKLKQKAENKRREAEGKENQEPLRTISPDRTQRKRRSTTDAFLSTPSSMEDEGNEESQQAVETEARLQEATVEEMEEKSLPVTNGAVSAVTNGQTVSENGNKSGTYIYDPAQKSFTAHQPKTPFIRKKIKISNSTPGERASEERRAKDESLTSGAAACTESAQSKGNSEECMEVENIVSSSVVDPASRNMTQRHQKSEEVLLAERPSKDEKIRVEVSVPSQKEQLSASVLSAALTPTSHTVSGTEGKRAAKHEKEDGRKNPEKKLELQKQSPHITSTQRQSPRPSLSTVKGNMSKTERVTVMDVDEKSNISRSGSLAHRDVESVNALCESKTAFLQSPHQRAGDQLSAKETSPCQKNVSVSQPAPLNEVTQAHTKMNRNDAPVSLELPSNQMDVPPPQKTPLERKNPTDDIQTPSLHCGLQVAIGKMTQDTWDHSRGSNESLTVLFTDLQKSPLRSPGGGENSPGCNVSSNTQRSQADTAIKCVEGTEIQVDEKVKGSETGKLLVQCDGAAPSEKIVEMETESVTSETEKTKDGADKDTDVIFVDASNKETENNEHNLKMAEETSSALQNLKSSIFEPALPLLTKTPENTNASELQMKDLQEIEKPVTEIISVAELLRSQLKALDSTLANSETPAPVHAGFVQDPTTTVTKTCAEVKEDDSQPEVKKLMSETCIDDSPPTNIKETLMEIYQLLNKTEELNQSPGVIPLPVQALQKPLAIPPISVVDTGTTKETAGLHGSDGVMDIFQETGASTLVPLIDCPDVPLSGRENVKHNLPPSTSKDELTKRLVSPEPGTPLTVAPINASGQESHIAVLDHAKGEPVHGKDVGVIQSSTTESKLNIKTEMGITEMNSTTLEQYKMEEHNTNNRSLQSVQKVPTKKVPDRQENNLQVIQQDSSMVEECSRTDSLGNPTPEASPLLKKRECASPIPAATPQELASGARRKILVPKGKPEEASGATSPVDNQTQKKEVPSESSRLSVSPVSLSTSPSMSRRSPLLQPPGEQTSPTERRSPLLSRKKTPSETQAPSQPPSEENHTPKTDEKPAEKDKHDPFKAPQVIRKIRGETFADASGHLKLWCQFFNVLSDSTIKWYRNEQGIAQIKRSAGDETQVNLAIVQASSIDSGVYGCTITNEYGTDSTDCLLSADVLAGMSLREDLGVGEEIEMTPMIFSKGVADSGVWGNKFFGRVMMQESHIGDGCSHKVWRAKVIYGLEPVFESGNTCIIKVRNPIAYGGKAESCLIDRNLDIVKQESKIQNLAREYCKIFSAEARVIENFGPSLEVLPVYLMYRPANTVPYATVEADLTGVYQKYSVLDHTGRVDTRSGSEAALKCCALQHWIFQWTNGNLLITRLEGVDTKITNVGISVKSTGHQGLSVEGNPKVFEQFVSQHQCNYFCGLLSLRSLKVMDSLLTPTKPKGSRSPLLQRKMAAGSSSPQTGRKAAGSPRLPRKTEPEGRNTPTKQKAADAPTAVKVE from the exons ATGGGCTCACGGAAGACGCCGACGCCACGCTCCTCTTTTGGCAGCAGCAGGTCCAGCAGTGGGGATGATATCAGAGGGAGTAGCCGGCCTAATGGCTGCAGCTACCTCTCTAACGTGAGGCCAGAGAACAG GAGCACGCTCTGCAGCATGATGGCACAGTTAACCGAGGAAACACAGCCCTCCTTCGAAGTGACCCTCAAATCAAAAGCTGTGTCTGAGAACTGCAATGTGAAGTTCTCTTGTATGGTTACAG gaAACCCTACTCCTCAGATTATCTGGTATAAGGACGATGTGCAGTTAGACAGATACTGCGGGCTGcctaaatatgaaatattccGCAATGGACAAAACTATTCCCTGCACATTTACAA TTGCACTGTGGAGGATGCAGCCATATACCAGGCCTCAGCCAGCAACACTAAAGGTATCGTGTCCTGCTCCGGGGTTCTGGAGGTGGGTGAAATGAACGAGTTCAAGATCCACCAGCGCTACTTTGCCAAGCTCAAAcaaaaggctgagaacaaacgCAGGGAAGCGGAAGGTAAAGAAAACCAGGAGCCGCTACGAACCATCAGTCCAGACCGCACGCAGAGGAAGCGCCGCTCCACAACGGACGCCTTTCTCAGCACGCCGAGCTCCATGGAGGATGAAGGCAATGAGGAGAGCCAACAGGCTGTAGAGACTGAGGCCAGGTTACAGGAGGCAACTgtggaagagatggaggaaaaaTCACTCCCCGTCACTAATGGGGCCGTGTCTGCTGTAACTAATGGACAGACCGTCAGTGAAAACGGTAACAAGAGCGGGACGTACATATATGACCCTGCCCAGAAGAGTTTTACTGCACACCAACCCAAAACTCCCTTTATCAGAAAGAAGATTAAAATTTCCAACAGTACACCAGGAGAGCGGGCATCTGAGGAGAGAAGGGCGAAAGATGAGAGCTTAACCTCTGGAGCTGCGGCCTGCACAGAGTCAGCGCAGTCTAAGGGGAATTCAGAAGAGTGTATGGAGGTAGAGAACATTGTTAGTTCATCAGTTGTGGATCCAGCCTCCAGAAATATGACACAACGACATCAGAAATCAGAGGAAGTATTGCTGGCTGAAAGGCCTTCAAAGGATGAAAAGATACGTGTTGAGGTATCTGTGCCTTCACAGAAGGAACAGCTCTCTGCTTCAGTACTATCTGCTGCTCTAACACCTACAAGTCATACTGTGTCAGGAACTGAAGGTAAAAGAGCTGCGAAGCATGAGAAGGAAGATGGACGCAAAAATCCAGAAAAGAAATTAGAATTGCAGAAGCAAAGTCCTCACATCACCTCAACACAGCGACAGTCGCCCCGACCGTCCCTAAGCACAGTGAAGGGGAACATGTCTAAAACAGAACGTGTTACAGTCATGGATGTTGACGAGAAGTCAAACATTTCTAGGAGTGGATCTTTAGCCCACAGAGACGTTGAGTCCGTGAACGCACTGTGTGAAAGCAAGACTGCTTTCCTTCAGAGTCCACACCAGCGGGCTGGAGATCAGCTGTCTGCGAAGGAAACAAGCCCCTGccaaaaaaatgtttctgtgtctcagcCAGCCCCCCTGAATGAG GTTACACAGGCCCATACAAAGATGAACAGGAATGATGCACCTGTCAGCCTTGAGCTTCCATCCAACCAGATGGACGTGCCTCCGCCACAAAAGACTCCATTGGAGAGAAAGAATCCGACGGATGACATCCAGACTCCTTCTTTGCACTGCGGTCTTCAAGTAGCAATTGGCAAAATGACACAGGACACATGGGATCATTCCAGGGGATCAAATGAAAGCCTTACAGTCCTTTTTACAGACCTACAGAAGTCACCCCTCCGAAGCCCCGGTGGTGGTGAGAACTCCCCAGGGTGTAACGTTTCTTCCAACACCCAGCGAAGCCAAGCTGATACAGctataaaatgtgttgaagGGACAGAAATACAAGTTGATGAGAAGGTAAAAGGTAGCGAGACAGGTAAGTTGCTAGTGCAGTGTGACGGCGCGGCCCCAAGTGAGAAAATAGTTGAGATGGAGACTGAAAGTGTAACAAGTGAAACAGAAAAGACCAAAGATGGAGCCGATAAAGACACCGATGTTATCTTTGTGGATGCATCGAATAAAGAAACGGAGAACAATGAGCATAATTTAAAAATGGCGGAGGAAACTAGTTCAGCATTACAGAATTTGAAGTCATCTATATTCGAGCCTGCTCTCCCACTCCTGACAAAAACCCCAGAAAACACAAACGCATCCGAACTCCAAATGAAAGACTTGCAGGAAATTGAAAAACCTGTAACAGAAATCATATCTGTAGCTGAACTTTTGAGATCACAGTTAAAGGCTCTCGACTCCACACTCGCAAATTCAGAGACCCCCGCACCGGTCCATGCTGGCTTTGTACAAGATCCGACCACAACTGTGACTAAAACATGTGCGGAGGTTAAAGAGGATGACAGCCAACCGGAAGTAAAGAAGTTAATGTCTGAGACCTGTATTGATGATAGTCCTCCCACAAACATAAAGGAAACCCTCATGGAGATTTATCAGCTGCTAAATAAAACGGAGGAACTAAATCAGTCTCCGGGTGTAATTCCACTCCCTGTTCAGGCTTTACAAAAACCTCTTGCAATCCCACCAATCTCTGTTGTAGACACTGGCACCACTAAAGAGACTGCAGGACTTCATGGCAGTGACGGTGTTATGGACATTTTCCAGGAAACTGGAGCGTCAACTCTGGTTCCTCTGATAGATTGCCCTGATGTTCCCCTTTCTGGGAgggaaaatgtcaaacacaatCTTCCTCCTTCGACTTCTAAAGACGAACTGACCAAAAGACTTGTCAGTCCAGAACCTGGGACTCCACTTACAGTGGCACCTATAAACGCCAGCGGTCAGGAGTCACATATTGCTGTTTTGGATCATGCTAAAGGTGAACCTGTTCATGGCAAAGATGTGGGAGTTATACAAAGTTCAACCACAGAATCTAAACTCAACATCAAAACTGAGATGGGGATTACAGAAATGAATTCTACAACCCTGGAGCAATACAAAATGGaagaacacaacacaaacaaccgTTCTTTGCAGAGTGTACAAAAGGTTCCCACTAAAAAGGTTCCAGATCGACAAGAGAATAATCTTCAGGTTATTCAGCAGGACAGCTCAATGGTTGAAGAATGTTCAAGGACGGACTCCTTAGGCAATCCAACTCCTGAGGCTAGTCCATTGTTAAAGAAAAGAGAGTGTGCTTCTCCTATTCCTGCTGCAACTCCACAAGAGCTGGCTTCTGGGGCCAGACGCAAAATCCTCGTACCCAAGGGCAAACCTGAGGAGGCCTCAGGGGCCACATCACCGGTTGACAACCAAACTCAGAAGAAGGAAGTTCCTTCAGAGAGCAGCAGACTTTCCGTGAGTCCTGTGTCCCTCTCTACGTCTCCAAGCATGTCACGACGGTCGCCTCTTCTTCAGCCCCCTGGTGAGCAAACATCTCCTACAGAAAGGCGTTCTCCGCTCTTGAGCAGGAAGAAGACGCCATCCGAGACTCAAGCGCCAAGTCAGCCGCCCAGTGAGGAGAACCACACCCCGAAAACTGATGAGAAACCTGCAGAGAAGGACAAGCATGACCCATTCAAAG CTCCTCAAGTTATTCGAAAGATCAGAGGTGAAACCTTTGCAGACGCCTCCGGACACTTGAAACTGTGGTGCCAGTTCTTCAACGTGCTTAGTGACTCGACAATCAAATGGTACAGAAATGAACAAGGGATTGCTCAGATTAAAAGAAG TGCAGGGGATGAAACTCAGGTCAATCTTGCCATCGTTCAGGCATCAAGCATAGACTCCGGTGTTTACGGCTGCACAATCACAAATGAATATGGGACCGACTCGACGGACTGTCTTCTTAGTGCAGATG TCTTGGCTGGAATGTCCCTCCGTGAGGACCTTGGTG TTGGTGAAGAAATCGAAATGACACCCATGATATTCAGCAAGGGCGTGGCTGATTCTGGCGTCTGGGGCAATAAATTCTTTGGCCGTGTAATGATGCAGGAATCTCATATTGGTGATGGCTGTTCTCATAAAGTCTGGAGGGCAAAAGTCATCTATGGTCTGGAGCCTGTGTTCGAA TCTGGAAACACATGTATCATTAAAGTGCGCAACCCCATCGCCTATGGAGGCAAAGCAGAAAGCTGCCTCATAGACCGGAACCTGGACATTGTCAAGCAG GAGTCTAAAATTCAGAACTTGGCTCGTGAATACTGCAAAATCTTCTCTGCAGAGGCAAGAGTGATTGAAAACTTTGGCCCCTCTCTGGA GGTGCTTCCGGTGTACCTGATGTACCGACCAGCAAACACTGTCCCGTATGCCACAGTGGAGGCTGATCTGACAGGAGTCTATCAGAAATACTCTGTCCTGGATCATACAGGCAGAGTAGACACGAGGTCTGGCTCTGAGGCGGCGCTGAAGTGTTGTGCCCTGCAGCACTGGATCTTTCAGTGGACCAATGGCAATCTGCTAATCACTCGGCTAGAAG GTGTTGACACCAAGATCACCAATGTTGGAATTTCAGTCAAATCAACGGG GCATCAAGGTCTGTCTGTCGAAGGGAATCCCAAAGTGTTCGAGCAGTTTGTCTCCCAGCACCAGTGTAACTACTTCTGTGGTCTGCTCAGCCTGAGGTCACTAAAGGTCATGGACTCTTTATTGACGCCAACGAAGCCCAAAGGCTCCAGGAGCCCGTTACTTCAACGCAAAATGGCCGCTGGCTCCTCCAGCCCCCAGACCGGCCGGAAAGCTGCCGGCAGCCCCAGACTGCCCAGGAAGACTGAGCCAGAGGGCAGAAATACTCCCACTAAACAAAAAGCTGCTGATGCTCCCACAGCTGTGAAGGTGGAGTAG
- the LOC115025191 gene encoding signal peptidase complex catalytic subunit SEC11A codes for MLSLDFLDDVRRMNKRQLYYQVLNFGMIVSSALMIWKGLMVVTGSESPIVVVLSGSMEPAFHRGDLLFLTNRVEDPIRVGEIVVFRIEGREIPIVHRVLKIHEKENGDIKFLTKGDNNAVDDRGLYKQGQHWLEKKDVVGRARGFVPYIGIVTILMNDYPKFKYAVLFLLGLFVLVHRE; via the exons ATGTTATCTTTAGACTTTCTCGACGATGTTCGTCGCATGAATAAGCGGCAG ctCTATTACCAGGTGCTGAACTTTGGTATGATAGTTTCCTCTGCGCTGATGATCTGGAAAGGACTGATGGTTGTCACCGGCAGTGAGAGTCCAATTGTTGTTGTTCTCAG TGGGAGTATGGAGCCAGCGTTCCATAGAGGAGACCTGCTGTTTCTGACCAACCGGGTAGAGGATCCCATCAGAGTCGGAGAGATTGTCGTCTTCAGGATAGAAGGCAGAGAGATCCCAATAGTACACAGAGTTCTAAAGATCCATGAAAA GGAAAATGGAGACATTAAGTTCTTGACCAAAGGGGACAACAACGCAGTGGATGACAGAGGACTGTACAAGCAGGGCCAACACTGGCTGGAGAAAAAAGATGTGGTGGGACGAGCTCGAGG GTTTGTGCCATACATTGGAATTGTCACCATTCTCATGAACGATTACCCCAAGTTCAAA TATGCTGTTCTCTTCCTGCTGGGTCTCTTCGTGTTGGTCCATCGGGAGTGA